TTGGACTTAATGAAGGCGATATAAAATAAAACCATCGCCAAAAGCAAGGAAATGGGCAAGGTGTAATTGAGCGCAAATAAAATGTCATAGGTGAAAAATAAGATGATCATGTTCGCAGAATCGGGCATTTTATCGGCGTATTTTAGGCTGTCAATGCCTACAAAAAACAATTCTAAAGCTAAAAGCACGATTAAAAAGTATTTGAAATAATACCACCCCACAAATCTAAACAAACGCATTTTAAGCCCCTAATTTTCTATTTTTAAAGGTTTTTTAAGCGTGAAACGATTTTGCATGGCGTTAAAATCATGGCTTTCTATAAAAAATTTTAAGGCGTTTTTGGCATGTTCAAACACAGCGTTTTTTAAAGGCTCTTCGTTTTTGTGGAATTTTGAAAGCACATGCTCAACCACGCCCATTCCTTTAGAAATCCCCACTCTCAAGCGATAATAAGAATTAGAACACAATAAATCAATGGATTTTAAGCCGTTATGCCCTCCATTCCCCCCACCATTTTTAAACCTCACAACGCCTAAATCCAAATCCAAGTCGTCATGGACAATTAAAAGCTCTTTAGTTTTGTAAAAATTTTTAGCGCTTAAAACGCTCTCGCCACTTAAATTCATGTAAGTTTGGGGCTTTAGGAAGATAAAATCCTTATAAACGCATAAACAAGCGTTGTGTTTGGGAGAAAAAGTGAAAGAAAGATCCAATTCGCTAACGAGCGAATCTAAAATATCAAAACCAGCGTTGTGTCTGGTGTGAGCGTAACGCAAAGTAGGATTGCCTAAACCTACTAAAAGCGTCATAACCTAAAATCACTTCGCTTTAATCACACCGATCACAGCGATAGAATCATGATCTAAGATCTTCACATTTTCGTGTTTTTCTAAATCGCGCACCAAAACGGACTCATTCACGTCTAAAGGGGCTACATCCACTAAATAGTGATCGGGCAAATACTCTGGAGTGCATTCCACGCTGATACGCTTTTTAGAGAGCATCAAAATCCCTTTATTTTTCAAGCCCACTGGAGTGCCTTGGTGTTTAACAGGGACTTTAAACTTAGACTTCACGCCCTTAGTAACAGCGAGTAAATCCACATGGATAAGCTCGTTAGTAACAGGGTTTTTTTGGTATTCTTGAACCACGACTTCAAAAGTCTTATCCCCTAATTTCACCGGAAAAATCAAATGCTTTTTTTCCTTAAGGTATTTAATGAAAGGGTTTAATTTGAACGCACCATTCACATTTTCAATACCCTTTCCATAAACATTTGCGATTAGATAGCCATCTTTTTTTAAAGCTTTAGCGTTAGCTTTAGTAATACTCTCTCTAATAACGCCTTCTAACATGTCAATCCTTTAAAATAAAATAAGGGCTTATTCTATCCAAAAAACCCTTAAAAATCAAAAACTGCTTAAAAGCTTTTCAAAGGATTGTTTGAACGCTATCAAGCCTTCTTTAAGGAGTTTTTGAGCGGTGTTTTCCAAATCAATGTTGTGCGTTTTTAATTCTTTTTTGAACGCTTCAATTTTTGCACTTTTTAAAGGGGTTTGATACTCGGTGTTTGGGTCAAGCAA
The Helicobacter pylori genome window above contains:
- a CDS encoding 50S ribosomal protein L25/general stress protein Ctc, which encodes MLEGVIRESITKANAKALKKDGYLIANVYGKGIENVNGAFKLNPFIKYLKEKKHLIFPVKLGDKTFEVVVQEYQKNPVTNELIHVDLLAVTKGVKSKFKVPVKHQGTPVGLKNKGILMLSKKRISVECTPEYLPDHYLVDVAPLDVNESVLVRDLEKHENVKILDHDSIAVIGVIKAK
- the pth gene encoding aminoacyl-tRNA hydrolase, which gives rise to MTLLVGLGNPTLRYAHTRHNAGFDILDSLVSELDLSFTFSPKHNACLCVYKDFIFLKPQTYMNLSGESVLSAKNFYKTKELLIVHDDLDLDLGVVRFKNGGGNGGHNGLKSIDLLCSNSYYRLRVGISKGMGVVEHVLSKFHKNEEPLKNAVFEHAKNALKFFIESHDFNAMQNRFTLKKPLKIEN